The proteins below come from a single Dehalococcoidia bacterium genomic window:
- a CDS encoding NAD(+)/NADH kinase, giving the protein MKRIGILYNPRIQAARDFSEETAKFLETLKLSCWQCSSQDESEICSHIEKSEMVLCVGGDGTVLRTARMAAPYSVPIVGVNLGKLGFLTELKMAEARDRLPALLKGEGWIDERAMIQVEVDGNAVLHGLNDVVVGRGSRPRVISVTVMIDQNKFTTYKSDGVIVSTATGSTGYSLALHGPILYPQAREIVLNPICPHPTFDNALVLSPQSVIELNVRTEHQAVLSVDGQVDMALEGEKTVKVSLSPYVTRLLRLQSRNFFYSTLVERLVPKS; this is encoded by the coding sequence TTGAAGCGCATAGGCATATTATATAACCCCAGAATACAGGCTGCCCGGGACTTCTCCGAGGAAACCGCAAAGTTCTTAGAAACGCTGAAATTATCGTGCTGGCAGTGTTCCTCGCAGGACGAATCTGAGATTTGTTCGCATATAGAGAAGTCGGAGATGGTCCTGTGTGTGGGCGGGGACGGCACCGTGCTCAGGACGGCGCGGATGGCGGCACCGTACTCTGTGCCTATAGTCGGCGTAAACCTGGGTAAGCTGGGGTTCCTTACCGAGTTGAAGATGGCCGAGGCTCGCGATCGCCTTCCCGCGCTGCTCAAGGGGGAGGGCTGGATCGACGAGCGTGCCATGATTCAGGTCGAGGTTGACGGGAATGCGGTCTTGCACGGGCTGAACGATGTCGTGGTGGGGCGTGGTTCAAGGCCGAGGGTTATTAGTGTGACGGTAATGATCGATCAGAATAAGTTTACGACATACAAATCCGACGGGGTGATCGTGTCCACGGCTACGGGAAGCACCGGGTACTCCCTGGCTCTGCACGGCCCGATACTGTATCCGCAGGCCCGGGAGATAGTGCTTAACCCGATATGTCCGCATCCGACATTCGATAACGCGCTTGTTCTTTCCCCGCAGTCCGTCATCGAGCTTAATGTGCGAACCGAGCATCAGGCGGTGCTCAGTGTTGACGGCCAGGTCGATATGGCTTTGGAGGGCGAGAAGACCGTCAAGGTATCTCTCAGTCCGTATGTTACGCGTTTGCTCAGGCTGCAATCGCGTAATTTCTTTTACAGCACACTGGTGGAGAGGCTGGTGCCGAAATCATGA
- a CDS encoding NUDIX domain-containing protein, producing MSEIILAVGAVIEDKDGRILLVKHRTERKGYWQGKWICPGGRLELGETLEEGARREVKEETGLDVELGIQIPAFERIVREGAKVALHVVYIDFIARVAGGEFAPASDVGEGRWVTRSEMRGMWGELHEDTQRLMKLAGVV from the coding sequence TTGAGCGAGATAATACTGGCGGTCGGAGCGGTGATCGAGGACAAAGACGGTCGGATACTGCTCGTCAAACACAGGACGGAGCGCAAGGGCTACTGGCAGGGGAAGTGGATCTGCCCGGGGGGAAGGCTGGAGTTGGGGGAGACGCTGGAGGAGGGGGCCAGGCGCGAGGTCAAGGAGGAGACCGGCCTCGATGTCGAGCTCGGCATTCAGATTCCGGCCTTTGAGCGCATCGTGCGCGAGGGGGCAAAAGTCGCATTGCATGTAGTATATATCGATTTCATAGCGAGGGTCGCCGGAGGCGAGTTCGCGCCAGCCAGCGATGTGGGGGAAGGTCGCTGGGTAACGCGAAGCGAGATGAGGGGGATGTGGGGGGAGCTTCATGAGGACACGCAGCGCCTCATGAAGCTGGCGGGGGTAGTTTGA
- a CDS encoding DUF3795 domain-containing protein, whose protein sequence is MSIEEIGSCGAYCKTCMQWQRDKYPNERTCLGCKLGYGSGGRDISKAKCKIKVCCMGKGYYSCADCSEYDSCETLQGFFAKNGYKYRKYKEALEYIRANGYDKFLAVAEGWKRAHGRYK, encoded by the coding sequence ATGAGTATTGAAGAGATCGGGAGCTGCGGCGCTTACTGCAAAACGTGCATGCAGTGGCAAAGAGACAAGTATCCCAACGAACGGACATGCCTTGGCTGCAAACTGGGATACGGCAGCGGCGGTCGTGATATCTCCAAGGCAAAGTGTAAGATCAAGGTCTGTTGCATGGGGAAGGGCTATTACTCCTGTGCCGATTGCTCCGAGTATGACTCTTGCGAAACGCTGCAGGGTTTCTTTGCCAAGAACGGCTACAAATATCGCAAATACAAAGAAGCGCTGGAGTATATCAGGGCGAACGGCTACGATAAGTTTCTCGCTGTCGCCGAAGGGTGGAAACGTGCGCATGGCAGATATAAATAA
- the asd gene encoding aspartate-semialdehyde dehydrogenase gives MERIKVGVLGATGMVGQNYLRLLENHPWFEVAYVAASPRSAGKTYAEAVEGRWVLEEPMPEAVKKLIVGDANIIDSARGKCEMVFSAIEADKDTIRRLEEEYAKADFPVVSNNSAHRFTPDVPMIIPEVNWEHAKVIEAQRKQRGWSKGLIAVKPNCSVQSYVTPLHALQQAGYPIAEAIISTMQAVSGAGFPGVASLKIIDNVIPYIGGEEEKSEKEPLKIFGKVADGKIVSSDSMKISAHCNRVPVIDGHMACVSIKFAGKAPSVKDVVGIWKDYTSEPQKLKLPFAPVPAIIVREEQDRPQTRWDRDACRGMGVSVGRVRPCNVFDIRFVGLSHNTVRGAAGGAILMAELLKAQGYF, from the coding sequence ATGGAACGGATTAAAGTAGGGGTTCTGGGAGCCACCGGGATGGTGGGACAGAACTACCTGAGACTGCTGGAAAATCATCCCTGGTTCGAGGTCGCGTATGTTGCGGCTTCCCCCAGGTCGGCGGGAAAGACGTACGCTGAAGCGGTGGAGGGCCGGTGGGTCCTCGAAGAGCCCATGCCGGAGGCGGTGAAGAAATTAATCGTCGGTGACGCCAACATTATCGATTCTGCCAGGGGCAAGTGCGAGATGGTCTTCTCCGCCATCGAGGCCGATAAGGATACTATACGCAGGCTCGAGGAGGAGTACGCCAAGGCCGATTTCCCCGTAGTATCGAACAACTCGGCGCACAGGTTCACCCCGGATGTGCCCATGATCATACCCGAGGTCAACTGGGAGCATGCCAAGGTCATCGAAGCCCAGCGCAAGCAGAGGGGTTGGAGCAAGGGTTTGATCGCCGTAAAGCCCAACTGCAGCGTGCAGAGCTATGTAACCCCGCTCCACGCCCTGCAGCAGGCGGGCTACCCCATCGCCGAGGCCATAATCAGCACGATGCAGGCGGTCTCGGGCGCCGGGTTCCCGGGCGTCGCTTCGCTTAAGATCATAGACAACGTGATACCGTACATCGGCGGCGAGGAGGAGAAGTCAGAAAAGGAGCCGCTCAAGATATTCGGCAAGGTCGCGGACGGCAAGATCGTATCGTCGGACTCGATGAAGATATCGGCGCACTGCAACCGTGTGCCTGTCATCGACGGGCATATGGCCTGCGTCAGCATCAAGTTCGCGGGCAAGGCACCCTCGGTCAAGGATGTAGTCGGTATCTGGAAAGACTACACCAGCGAGCCGCAGAAGCTGAAGCTGCCCTTCGCTCCGGTACCGGCGATAATCGTCCGCGAGGAGCAGGACCGGCCGCAGACCAGGTGGGACCGCGATGCCTGCCGGGGTATGGGTGTGAGCGTGGGGCGCGTGCGGCCGTGCAACGTCTTCGATATCCGCTTTGTGGGGCTGTCCCACAACACGGTGCGGGGAGCCGCCGGCGGCGCCATACTTATGGCCGAGCTGCTCAAGGCTCAGGGCTACTTCTAG